One Phycisphaeraceae bacterium genomic region harbors:
- the glmM gene encoding phosphoglucosamine mutase — MNDAPLMLSVSGLRGLIGRSLTPPVAARYAAAFGQWLKSRQPAGASAAPHVVLGRDSRPSGQMIELAAASGLIAVGCRVTTLGIVTTPGVAIMAEHLGADGGMVITASHNPIIWNGIKALRSDGVAPPPEQANDIIARFQHDDVQYAPVESLTTLAHDDSTHRVHIDRILRHIDVEAIRRRTPRLRVVLDSVHGAGGTATAMMLEALGVELVHLYAQPTGRFPHNPEPTRENLVGLSDAVRQHRGDIGLAQDPDADRLAVVDEQGRYIGEEYTLALATMHLLSRQPQQGKRTVAANLSTSRMIDDIAAAAGATVLRTPVGEANVAAAMRRHGSLIGGEGNGGVIWPQVIHVRDSLVGIALLLELLARRGEPLSRIVSTIPRYAIVKEKLDIQPGMTEKLVPLLRRRWPDEKIDTQDGVRIDWPSPAPGMWVHVRPSNTEPILRIIAEAPAESAARDVIAQVRAALGLQ; from the coding sequence ATGAATGATGCGCCTTTGATGCTGAGTGTAAGCGGTTTACGAGGACTTATCGGGCGGTCCCTGACCCCACCGGTGGCCGCCCGGTACGCTGCGGCGTTCGGCCAGTGGCTCAAAAGCCGCCAGCCCGCCGGCGCATCGGCCGCCCCTCACGTGGTCCTCGGTCGTGACAGCCGGCCGTCGGGTCAGATGATCGAGCTGGCTGCCGCGTCGGGTCTCATCGCCGTCGGCTGCCGCGTCACCACTCTGGGGATCGTCACCACGCCCGGCGTCGCCATCATGGCGGAACATCTGGGCGCCGATGGCGGCATGGTCATCACCGCCAGTCACAACCCGATCATCTGGAACGGCATCAAGGCCCTGCGCAGCGATGGCGTCGCGCCGCCCCCGGAACAGGCCAATGACATCATCGCCCGCTTTCAACACGACGACGTGCAATACGCGCCGGTGGAATCGCTGACGACGCTGGCTCACGATGACTCGACCCATCGCGTCCACATCGATCGGATTCTCCGTCACATCGATGTCGAAGCGATCCGCCGCCGCACGCCGCGGCTGCGCGTCGTGCTCGACAGCGTTCACGGCGCCGGCGGGACCGCCACCGCGATGATGCTCGAAGCACTCGGCGTCGAGCTGGTTCATCTTTACGCCCAGCCGACCGGACGCTTTCCCCATAACCCTGAACCGACACGGGAAAATCTCGTCGGTCTGAGCGATGCGGTGCGGCAACATCGGGGCGACATCGGCTTGGCGCAGGATCCCGATGCTGACCGACTGGCGGTGGTCGATGAGCAGGGCCGGTACATCGGCGAAGAATACACGCTGGCGCTGGCGACGATGCACCTCTTGTCGCGTCAGCCTCAGCAGGGCAAGCGTACCGTTGCTGCCAATCTCTCCACCAGCCGCATGATTGATGACATTGCCGCCGCCGCCGGCGCTACGGTCCTCCGCACGCCCGTCGGCGAGGCGAACGTCGCCGCAGCCATGCGCCGGCATGGATCGCTCATCGGGGGGGAAGGCAACGGCGGCGTGATCTGGCCCCAAGTCATCCACGTCCGCGACAGCCTCGTCGGCATCGCGCTGCTCCTGGAACTGCTCGCCCGCCGGGGTGAGCCGCTCAGCCGCATCGTCTCGACCATCCCGCGCTACGCCATCGTCAAGGAAAAACTCGACATCCAGCCGGGCATGACGGAAAAGCTGGTCCCGCTGCTGCGCCGTCGCTGGCCGGATGAAAAGATCGACACCCAGGACGGCGTGCGCATCGACTGGCCATCTCCCGCGCCGGGCATGTGGGTTCATGTCCGACCGAGCAACACCGAGCCGATCCTGCGCATCATCGCCGAAGCACCGGCGGAATCAGCCGCCCGCGATGTCATCGCCCAGGTCCGCGCCGCGTTGGGGTTGCAGTAG